A genomic segment from Neodiprion lecontei isolate iyNeoLeco1 chromosome 1, iyNeoLeco1.1, whole genome shotgun sequence encodes:
- the LOC107225844 gene encoding NADH dehydrogenase [ubiquinone] 1 beta subcomplex subunit 3, which yields MGGHDHHKPYNVPEHTIYKLENAPELLRVQEKLAKEGLRDPWLRNEVWRYDVTKWGTFWGRGFRYATCGLKLGIPLFLLTIGLEKALGIEYGHGHSHDHDAHSGEHGGHH from the coding sequence ATGGGGGGCCATGATCATCACAAACCATACAATGTCCCAGAACATACCATATACAAACTAGAAAATGCACCTGAACTGCTACGCGTTCAAGAAAAATTGGCAAAGGAAGGTTTAAGAGATCCTTGGCTGCGGAATGAAGTTTGGCGTTACGACGTAACAAAGTGGGGAACATTTTGGGGGCGTGGCTTCCGGTACGCGACATGTGGCCTCAAATTGGGTATTCCATTGTTTCTCTTAACAATAGGACTTGAAAAAGCTCTGGGAATTGAATATGGCCATGGCCATAGCCATGACCATGATGCACATAGTGGAGAACATGGTGGTCATCATTAA
- the LOC107225807 gene encoding nicalin-1, with the protein MWLEECDSFAELCRGYLPYYLLIVLPIFIIISPANPVAASHEFPVYRMHQYDLHGVPHGCRSSPVSLEARSLTGWSTSRHCIITRALDLAPDSFYSIRSKAGALVVVLPEKMHALSEEERQHIMALEEAMLLGPESPIPVYFAPWTPDLQLILDDVSSSFLTDEKAGSAAEAMFNSVSASGYQVVVATSQAVARTDVKVATLQGKLSGTGQEEKLPTIAIVAHYDSAGVAPELSFGADSNASGVSMLLELARLFSALYSVGRSRPRQNLVFILTGAGKLNYQGSKKWLEDQLDGLEGSIIQDASYVICLDSVSSSNNLYVHVSKPPKENSPGGLFYKELKAVSDAIGGINVEGVHKKINLAEETLAWEHERYSIRRLPAATISSLKSHKDPARASILDMRQDDQIDRLHTNTKIVAEALARHIYNLSSSQIFADSLSVSKDALLLWQEYLSNQPRAAPLLADKQNPLVTTLKEAMSRYLGDVKVTLHTPDKRDPEFVFYDVTKATLNVYSVKPAVFDLFLTFAIVLYLGIVYLVVHNFTHAYNLATSLSVKSKTS; encoded by the exons ATGTGGCTAGAAGAGTGCGATAGTTTTGCTGAATTATGCCGCGGCTACCTGCCTTATTACTTGTTGATAGTTTTGCccattttcattatcatttcACCAGCTAACCCCGTTGCCGCATCTCACGAGTTTCCCGTATATCGGATGCACCAGTATGACCTGCATGGCGTACCACATG GGTGCCGTAGCTCACCTGTGTCGTTAGAAGCTAGATCATTAACTGGATGGAGCACATCTAGACACTGTATTATTACCAGAGCCTTGGATCTGGCACctgattcattttattcgattcgcAGCAAAGCTGGCGCTTTGGTAGTTGTGCTTCCAGAAAAAATGCATGCTCTCTCAGAAGAAGAAAGACAG CATATTATGGCTTTGGAAGAGGCGATGCTGCTGGGACCAGAATCTCCAATTCCAGTATACTTTGCACCCTGGACGCCAGATCTCCAATTAATTCTGGATGACGTTTCGAGCAGTTTTTTGACCGATGAGAAGGCTGGTTCAGCTGCAGAAGCCATGTTCAACTCTGTGTCTGCAAGTGGTTACCAAGTTGTTGTAGCCACGAGCCAAGCTGTCGCCAGAACTGATGTCAAAGTAGCGACGCTGCAGGGAAAATTGTCGGGTACGGGACAAGAGGAAAAATTACCAACTATCGCGATAGTTGCACATTACGATAGTGCAGGGGTCGCTCCA GAATTATCATTCGGAGCAGATAGTAACGCATCTGGTGTATCGATGTTATTAGAATTGGCCAGACTCTTTTCAGCATTGTATTCAGTGGGAAGGTCAAGACCACGGCAGAATTTGGTATTCATCTTGACCGGTGctggaaaattaaattatcagGGAAGTAAAAAGTGGTTAGAGGATCAACTTGATGGTTTAGAAGGCTCGATAATACAG GATGCTTCCTACGTAATTTGTCTTGACTCTGTATCATCGAGCAATaatttatacgtacatgtgtCAAAACCGCCAAAAGAAAACTCCCCTGGTGGTCTTTTCTACAAAGAACTCAAAGCCGTTTCCGACGCGATTGGCGGTATTAACGTGGAAGGGGTAcacaaaaaaatcaatcttGCTGAAGAAACACTCGCGTGGGAGCATGAGAGGTACAGCATCAGAAGGCTGCCAGCTGCAACTATATCTAGTTTAAAAAGTCACAAGGACCCGGCAAGAGCGTCTATTTTAGATATGCGACAGGATGATCAAATAGACAGACTACACACAAATACCAAAATTGTAGCCGAAGCGCTCGCCAGACACATTTATAATCTGAGTTCTAGTCAAATTTTTGCCGATTCTCTG agtgTTTCCAAAGATGCTTTACTTCTCTGGCAAGAGTATTTGAGCAACCAACCGAGAGCTGCTCCGTTATTAGCTGACAAACAAAATCCTTTGGTGACAACCTTGAAGGAGGCAATGTCCCGATATCTCGGAGATGTAAAAGTGACACTCCACACTCCTGATAAACGTGATCCTGAATTTGTCTTCTATGACGTGACAAAAGCCACACTTAATGTTTACAG CGTCAAACCTGCAGTATTCGATCTCTTCTTAACATTCGCCATAGTCTTGTACCTTGGCATAGTTTATCTAGTGGTTCACAACTTCACTCATGCGTACAATCTGGCGACAAGCCTCTCTGTGAAAAGTAAAACATCGTAG
- the LOC107225676 gene encoding 2-amino-3-ketobutyrate coenzyme A ligase, mitochondrial, with protein sequence MISFIQSYNMRIIFKQPPWAKCHLRSSMSSLAAVLQPELESIKSAGTWKSERVITSPQSMKIRVGNGKEVLNFCANNYLGLSNNEEVVAAAKLALDKYGAGLSSVRFICGTQEIHKELEDKLSAFHKRQDTILYASCFDANAGIFETLLTADDAVISDELNHASIIDGIRLCKATRYRYKHRDMADLEEKLKQSASSRLKLIATDGIFSMDGTVAPLPKITELAKKYNALTFVDDCHATGFFGKTGRGTEEYFDLLPSIDIINSTLGKALGGAAGGYTTGPKELVDLLRQRSRPYLFSNSLPPPVVATGIKVLDLISDSTKFLERVSSNTEHFRSAMTSAGFTLSGDGHPICPVMLGDAKLASAFAERMLNKGIYVIGFSYPVVPKGKARIRVQISAAHTTEDIERAVDAFIQIGKELKVIS encoded by the exons ATGATCAGTTTTATCCAAAGCTACAATATgcgaataatatttaaacaac ctCCATGGGCAAAATGTCATCTACGATCTAGCATGAGTTCTTTGGCAGCAGTTCTACAGCCAGAATTAGAATCaattaaaagtgctggaacatGGAAATCAGAACGAGTAATTACCTCACCACAGAGCATGAAGATTCGAGTTGGGAATGGAAAGGAAGTTTTGAATTTCTGCGCGAATAACTACTTGGGATTATCT AATAACGAAGAAGTAGTTGCAGCTGCTAAACTAGCTTTGGATAAATATGGAGCTGGTTTAAGTTCGGTAAGATTCATTTGCGGTACTCAAGAAATCCACAAAGAATTGGAAGATAAGTTATCAGCTTTTCACAAGAGACAAGATACAATTTTGTATGCGTCTTGCTTTGACGCAAATGCTgggatttttgaaactttattAACAGCAGACGATGCTGTAATAAGTGACGAATTGAATCATGCGTCAATCATTGATGGGATTCGACTTTGCAAAGCGACAAGATACAg GTATAAACATAGAGATATGGCAGACCTGGAAGAAAAGCTAAAACAAAGTGCCTCGTCGCGATTAAAATTGATCGCTACCGacggaatattttcaatggaTGGCACAGTTGCACCATTACCCAAAATTACTGAATTGGCGAAGAAATACAATGCCTTGACATTTGTCGATGATTGTCACGCGACAggattttttggaaaaactgGCAG agGAACGGAAGAGTATTTCGACCTACTTCCAAGCATCGacataataaattcaacactCGGAAAAGCCCTCGGCGGGGCAGCTGGTGGTTACACTACTGGACCAAAAGAGCTCGTTGATTTGTTAAGACAGCGTAGCAGACCATATTTGTTTTCTAATTCACTGCCGCCACCCGTCGTTGCTACAGGAATTAAG GTTCTTGACCTCATCTCTGATAGCACGAAATTTCTAGAACGTGTTTCTAGCAACACTGAACATTTTAGAAGCGCTATGACTTCGGCAGGATTCACTTTAAGTGGAGATGGACATCCGATTTGCCCAGTAATGCTTGGAGATGCAAAGCTGGCTTCAGCTTTTGCAGAACGAATGCtta ATAAAGGCATTTACGTGATTGGGTTCAGTTATCCCGTAGTACCAAAAGGCAAAGCAAGAATACGTGTACAGATTAGCGCAGCTCACACAACAGAAGACATCGAGAGGGCGGTGGATGCTTTTATACAAATAGGAAAAGAACTTAAAGTCAtatcgtaa